CCTCGACCATCGTGGCCACCTTCGGCAACAATGCGGCCGCGGCTCTTCAGGGCTCTACCCTGACCTGGACCCGCACTACCGATGGCACCTGGGCCTGCACCACCACTGTTCCGGCCAAGTATGTCCCGAACGGCTGTAGCTAAGCTTTAAGTAAGACAAGGCGCTGGGGGAAACCCAGCAAAAAAGCCCCCGTAGCAGCGGGGGCTTTTTTTTGCCTAGCTTTATGGGCTTACTCACAGAGAAACCCAAGATTAGGACTAAAACCCAATATTCTGAGAACCTTGTCACGAAACTTGCATAACCCTGACTGCGGAACCCCTCCGTGACGTCAGTGACGACCATATGAAAAACACATCTGCCGGATTTACCCCTCATAGAAATAATGATTGTGGTGGCGATCATTGGCATCTTGGCTGCCATGGCCATTCCGATATATCAGGGTCACGTCATACGCACGCAGGTCACACGGGTGTATGCTGAGCTGAGCAATCTACGAACACAGACGGAAGACCTGCTTTCTCAGGGCCGCCTGCCTGCTGATGCCAGCGACGAGCTGGGGTATTCGGCAAACAATCTACTATCTGCCGAACCGGCTGTAGATTTCTCTGCTGGAGACGGATCCGGGAGCATTATCGCGTCATTTGGCAACAACGCATCTTCAACAATCCATGGGGCCATCATGACCCTGTCGCGCTCCGCCAGCGGTAGCTGGGCTTGTACGCTGAATGCCGGCACGGCAAGCGGTTGGCACACAAAATACAGCCCTGCTGGCTGTGATTAGCTACCGCTGTATCAATCATATTGGAGCAGGCCGCATTGAAAGTGACCGTTTTGAAGAGAATTCAGTCAACTATCCATCATTTGAAAATTGACAAGTCAGCAAGGTCCGTTAACATGCTGTAATCACATAAAAATTAAACGGACACTCTCAGGATGGGCATCACCTCCGCGAACCCCAAGCTCTCCGGCCTCGCCCGCCGCCTCGTCCAGGACGGCCTGCTCGACGAGGCCAAGGCCCTGGCGGCGCAGGACGACGCGCAGAAGAAGCGCATCCCCCTGGTCGCCTATCTGGTCGAAAGCAAGAAGGTCGATGCCCGTGCCGTCGCCCAGGCCGGGTCGCTGGAATTCGGCATCCCCGTCTTCGACCTGACCGTGATCGACCACGAGGCCATCCCCAAGGACCTGCTCTCGGAAAAGCTGGTGCGCAAGCACCATGCCCTGCCGCTCATCAAACGGGGCAACCGGCTGTTCGTGGCCGTCTCGGACCCGATGAACATGCTGGCGCTGGACGAGATGAAGTTCAACACGGGTATCGCCACCGAGCCCGTCATCGTCCAGCACGACAAGCTCACCAAGCTCATCGAGGATGTCCTCTCCGCTGCCGACAGCTCCATGGAGGACCTGGAACTCGACGACGACCTCGACAACCTCGAGATCAACGCCGAG
This window of the Chromatiales bacterium genome carries:
- a CDS encoding pilin; the encoded protein is MIVVAIIGILAAMAIPIYQGHVIRTQVTRVYAELSNLRTQTEDLLSQGRLPADASDELGYSANNLLSAEPAVDFSAGDGSGSIIASFGNNASSTIHGAIMTLSRSASGSWACTLNAGTASGWHTKYSPAGCD